A single region of the Xiphophorus maculatus strain JP 163 A chromosome 3, X_maculatus-5.0-male, whole genome shotgun sequence genome encodes:
- the LOC102219597 gene encoding uncharacterized protein LOC102219597 — translation MDSSRNVLSHHLHPCLLSTQRNIWPQNCFFTRRRGVRNDHICKVPKWRRNEFISLDVKAAADAAPCFVIVWSLDGASVPASLGLAADCSLHPFCVTSSSGFKAANHEMAFKGKAVDSKTVLLNLLLCLLIFYSLFYMIGSVCFGAFRLDQFDGLIPFDFKTEPAESNSKYLVNLLSLELTYFCSGILFAAVVKRRVWDYALTVTLLHVMITSLVMLEFPTVWQWWLALVSGLFLMICNGQLIAYFTCQSEQSYATFSYY, via the exons ATGGACAGCAGTAGAAATGTTCTCTCCCACCACCTCCACCCATG CTTGCTTTCAACGCAGAGAAACATCTGGCCTCAGAACTGCTTCTTTACCCGAAGACGTGGTGTACGAAATGACCACATATGCAAAGTTCCGAAATGGCGACGAAATGAGTTCATCTCCTTGGACGTAAAAGCGGCGGCGGACGCTGCTCCGTGTTTTGTGATCGTTTGGTCGCTAGATGGCGCAAGTGTCCCAGCTTCCTTGGGATTAGCGGCAGATTGCAGCTTGCATCCCTTTTGCGTTACATCATCAAGTGGCTTCAAAGCTGCAAACCATGAAATGGCATTCAAAGGCAAAGCGGTCGACTCAAAG ACCGTGCTGCTCAATCTGCTGCTGTGCCTGCTCATATTTTACTCCCTTTTCTACATGATCGGGAGTGTGTGCTTCGGTGCTTTCAG GTTGGATCAGTTTGACGGGCTGATTCCATTCGATTTTAAAACTGAACCTGCTGAGTCTAACTCCAAATACCTGG TCAACCTCCTCTCCTTGGAGCTGACCTACTTTTGTAGTGGCATACTGTTTGCTGCAGTGGTGAAGAGGCGGGTTTGGGACTACGCCCTCACTGTCACACTTCTTCATGTCATGATCACCAGCCTGG TGATGTTGGAGTTTCCTACAGTTTGGCAGTGGTGGCTGGCTTTAG TTAGCGGCTTGTTTTTGATGATTTGCAATGGTCAGCTGATTGCTTACTTCACATGTCAGAGTGAGCAGAGCTACGCCACCTTCAGCTACTACTGA
- the LOC111608203 gene encoding uncharacterized protein LOC111608203, producing MTAASPPCSPASSHSSPVCLPACHKHLKKGAALQTKLRLGSPPGVWLMLGAMVVLVGMSVAVAGYVSAAPRPAVGGRGSTHVERMKLAGPVVMGVGLFIFICAATLLYENRDRESLVRDPLNDLEDLKGSSCWEDTQEQWEHSDEEQSAWTSPVHILPPASSDSPPPDAGGAANEEGDQEQYEEEEEEEKGKLILLTQVLHHQAPNPHPSSPCLSASSDPVHSDSSNLSEIDFNDRTESLELPQD from the coding sequence ATGACGGCTGCCAGTCCGCCCTGCAGCCCTGCCTCCTCCCACTCCTCACCCGTCTGCCTCCCGGCCTGCCACAAACACCTGAAGAAAGGAGCAGCACTCCAGACCAAGCTGCGTCTGGGCTCCCCCCCGGGCGTGTGGCTCATGCTGGGCGCAATGGTGGTGCTGGTGGGGATGAGCGTGGCGGTGGCGGGCTACGTCTCCGCCGCACCGAGGCCGGCCGTGGGCGGCCGTGGGAGCACCCACGTTGAGAGGATGAAGCTGGCCGGGCCGGTGGTCATGGGAGTGGggctcttcatcttcatctgcGCCGCCACGTTGCTGTACGAGAACCGGGACCGAGAGAGTCTTGTTCGAGACCCTCTGAACGACCTGGAGGACCTGAAGGGgagcagctgctgggaggatACTCAGGAGCAGTGGGAGCACTCGGATGAGGAGCAGTCAGCGTGGACCAGCCCGGTCCACATTCTGCCTCCCGCCAGCAGTGACTCTCCTCCTCCTGATGCAGGAGGTGCAGCTAATGAGGAGGGAGACCAAGAGCAatatgaggaggaggaagaggaggagaagggaaAGTTGATACTGCTCACCCAAGTTCTGCACCACCAGGCGCCCAATCCTCACCCATCCTCACCCTGCCTGTCCGCTTCTTCTGACCCGGTTCACTCAGATTCAAGCAACTTGAGTGAAATCGACTTTAATGACCGGACAGAGTCTTTAGAGCTGCCCCAGGACTGA
- the LOC102224351 gene encoding serine/threonine-protein kinase Sgk1-like — protein MTLTQERPLTYAKMKGLVTFISDVLKEKKVGFSDFLHKLVSTHKPCQHLDTQKLLKRQSKLRRQKQEKAASSLVNAETSQVKPSDFDYLKVIGTGSFGKVLLARHRKEGGYYAVKVLDKQMIIKRKEQRHVMVERSVLLKGLKHPFLVGLHFSFQTPKTLYFVLDFANGGELFYHLQREGSFPEPRAAFYAAEIAAALGYLHSLSIVYRDLKPENILLDSEGHVMLTDFGLCKEGVAVGGITHTFCGTPEYLAPEVLLGQPYSLAVDWWGLGAVLFEMLSGLPPFYSSSRLEMLENILYSPLRLPSGLSEGAHSLLKGLLERNISKRLGQRLDIEELKEHQFFASINWDDLVARKVRPLFIPKVTSPCDVCYIAPAFTLQPVPASVNDRTEAAASSATFSGFSFMNPAEPDS, from the exons ATGACTCTGACTCAGGAGCGACCGCTGACTTATGCCAAAATGAAGGGGCTTGTTACATTTATCTCAG ATGtgctgaaagaaaagaaagttggCTTCAGCGATTTCTTGCACAAACTTGTTTCCACCCACAAGCCCTGCCAACA CCTGGACACCCAGAAACTGCTGAAGAGACAGAGCAAGCTGAGGAGACAGAAGCAGGAGAAAGCTGCCTCG AGCCTGGTGAATGCAGAAACCTCACA GGTGAAACCCTCAGACTTTGACTACCTCAAAGTTATTGGCACAGGAAGCTTTGGaaag GTGTTGCTGGCAAGACACAGAAAAGAAGGAGGTTACTACGCAGTTAAAGTCCTGGACAAGCAGATGATCATCAAGAGGAAAGAG CAAAGGCATGTGATGGTTGAAAGGAGTGTGCTGCTGAAGGGTCTAAAACATCCATTCCTGGTGGGGCTGCATTTCTCCTTCCAGACGCCGAAGACGCTCTACTTTGTCCTGGACTTTGCAAACGGAGGAGAG ctgttttaccaCCTGCAGAGAGAGGGTTCGTTTCCAGAACCCCGAGCTGCTTTCTACGCTGCAGAGATTGCCGCTGCGCTGGGATATCTCCACTCTCTGAGCATTGTTTACAG AGACCTGAAGCCAGAAAACATCCTGCTGGACAGCGAAGGCCACGTGATGCTCACAGACTTTGGTCTTTGTAAGGAAGGCGTGGCTGTAGGTGGGATTACACACACCTTCTGTGGGACCCCAGAGTACCTGGCTCCAGAGGTTCTGCTGGGCCAGCCATACAGCCTGGCTGTGGACTGGTGGGGACTGGGAGCGGTGCTGTTTGAGATGCTCTCTGGACTG CCTCCGTTTTACAGCTCCAGCAGACTGGAGATGTTGGAAAATATCCTCTACTCTCCTCTACGGCTGCCCAGCGGCTTGTCTGAAGGCGCCCACTCTCTGTTGAAGGGGTTGTTGGAGAGAAACATCTCCAAGCGCTTGGGCCAGAGACTTGATATT GAAGAGCTGAAGGAGCATCAGTTCTTCGCTTCCATCAACTGGGACGACCTCGTAGCCAGAAAGGTCCGGCCCCTATTCATCCCTAAAGTG ACCAGTCCTTGTGATGTGTGTTACATCGCtcctgcgttcacactgcagcctgtcCCTGCCTCCGTCAACGACAGGACGGAGGCAGCCGCTTCCAGCgcaaccttttctggattctccTTCATGAACCCAGCAGAGCCAGACTCATAA
- the l3mbtl3 gene encoding lethal(3)malignant brain tumor-like protein 3, with protein sequence MTDTPPSDGPSQGAEFDMMGALDWKDGIATLPGSDIRFRMTEFGTLEIVTDVEVKGQEAEANRETLNPVPSHTPTPPPEVQSQASTATALVNRSKPGSSQAKEGDPGMEVGPRVKATSGTDPGPNGELLRCRSCGGPVSRNALIEGKYCSSCVQPSSGRSSPAEARDSQAVEGERLGKRVRKKRKIYMDSGDEEDDNQEEPEEKAKSTKGRRGAKMAKLVPATPNKKRAWSWPAYLEEGRTIAAPVKLFKEHQSFPQSRNSFKVGMKLEGLDPSHPSLFCVLTVAEIQGYRVRLHFDGYPECYDFWANADSWDLKPAGWCEKNGHKLLLPKGCKEGEFNWSTYVKNCRGQLAPKHLFKSLNTSVTPSGFRAGMKLEAADRKNPSQICVATIAAVVDNRLLIHFDSLDDTHDYWCDASSPYIHPVGFCEEAQLTLITPPEHKDPKNFSWEKYMEEAGAQAAPARAFKPRPPHGFQVGMKVEAVDKRNPMLIRVATIADTEDHRLKIHFDGWNMDYDYWVETDCPDLHPVGWCQKTGHPLQHPNSTSDLLPAPGQGCPTPGCNGVGHIRGPRYGTHYTQVSCPYSEVNLNKEGLLPDRLGGERPLVLSGPPARGRRPDPHSNNPTQTTVAPAQSEPLLDPQSRKPAPVEAEHSECNNQSEPLGGANEQSHNGTRPKRMAPLPKYLKMHYVKDEISDGKSSPETISLQQALHESVFPPGISASPPHRVALCWDKHCQLLPEVLGLTAKRVATWSAEEVAGFVKGLPGCKEHAATFKTEQIDGEAFLLLTQADIVKILSIKLGPALKIYNSILMLKNADEE encoded by the exons ATGACTGACACTCCACCCAGTGATGGACCCTCCCAGGGAGCTGAGTTTGACATGATGGGAGCTCTGGACTGGAAGGATGGTATTGCTACACTTCCAGGCAGTGATATCAGG TTCCGCATGACAGAGTTTGGTACCCTTGAGATTGTCACAGACGTAGAGGTCAAAGGGCAGGAGGCAGAGGCTAATCGTGAGACCTTGAACCCAGTGCCGTCTCACACTCCCACCCCTCCACCCGAAGTCCAGTCACAGGCCAGCACGGCCACAGCTCTGGTCAATCGGAGCAAACCGGGCTCATCTCAAGCTAAAG AGGGGGACCCTGGCATGGAGGTTGGCCCCAGGGTTAAAGCTACTTCTGGTACAGATCCGGGTCCAAACGGGGAGCTGTTAAGGTGTCGGTCCTGTGGTGGACCCGTTTCTAGGAACGCCCTTATAGAGGGAAAATACTGTAGCTCTTGTGTTCAGCCTTCAAGCggcag atcTTCTCCAGCAGAAGCCCGTGACAGTCAGGCAGTGGAGGGTGAGCGACTGGGGAAACGTGTTCGGAAAAAGAGGAAGATCTACATGGATTCtggtgatgaagaggatgaCAATCAAGAAGAACCAGAG GAAAAGGCTAAGTCTACCAAAGGCAGGAGGGGAGCCAAAATGGCCAAACTTG TGCCTGCCACGCCCAATAAGAAGCGGGCATGGAGCTGGCCGGCTTACCTGGAGGAGGGGCGAACTATTGCTGCACCTGTGAAACTTTTCAAAGAG CACCAATCGTTTCCTCAAAGCAGGAACAGTTTTAAGGTTGGAATGAAGCTCGAAGGTCTTGATCCATCTCACCCGTCTCTCTTTTGTGTGCTCACTGTTGCAGAG ATCCAAGGTTACAGAGTCAGACTCCACTTCGATGGTTACCCTGAATGCTACGACTTCTGGGCTAATGCTGACTCGTGGGATCTGAAACCAGCCGGGTGGTGTGAGAAGAATGGACACAAGTTATTACTGCCTAAAG GCTGTAAAGAAGGAGAGTTTAACTGGAGTACGTATGTGAAAAACTGCAGAGGCCAACTGGCtccaaaacatctttttaagAGCCTCAACACA TCTGTGACTCCATCTGGATTTAGAGCTGGGATGAAACTGGAGGCAGCCGACAGGAAGAACCCCTCGCAGATCTGTGTTGCAACAATCGCTGCTGTTGTCGACAACCGCCTTCTGATTCATTTTGACAGCCTGGATGACACACACGATTATTG GTGTGATGCCAGCAGTCCGTACATACATCCTGTTGGTTTCTGTGAAGAAGCTCAGTTGACTCTAATAACTCCACCCG AACATAAAGATCCCAAGAATTTCTCATGGGAAAAGTACATGGAGGAAGCGGGAGCACAAGCTGCTCCTGCAAGAGCTTTCAAACCG CGACCTCCTCATGGCTTCCAGGTTGGGATGAAAGTGGAAGCCGTTGATAAGAGGAATCCCATGCTCATCCGTGTAGCTACCATAGCGGACACAGAGGACCACCGACTGAAG ATCCACTTTGATGGCTGGAATATGGATTACGACTACTGGGTTGAGACAGATTGCCCAGATCTGCACCCAGTCGGATGGTGTCAGAAAACTGGACACCCATTACAGCACCCCAACA gcACAAGTGATTTATTGCCTGCCCCGGGACAAGGCTGTCCCACCCCAGGATGCAACGGGGTTGGACACATAAGGGGACCTCGCTATGGGACACACTACAC CCAGGTGAGCTGCCCTTACTCTGAGGTGAACCTGAACAAGGAGGGCTTGTTGCCAGATCGTCTCGGTGGAGAGCGACCTCTCGTCCTCAGCGGGCCTCCGGCACGGGGGCGACGTCCCGACCCGCACTCGAACAATCCAACCCAGACCACAGTGGCGCCGGCACAGAGCGAGCCGCTCCTGGATCCTCAGAGCAG GAAACCAGCGCCTGTGGAAGCGGAGCATTCAGAATgcaacaaccagtcagagccactAGGTGGAGCCAACGAGCAAAGCCACAATGGAACGAGGCCTAAAAG aatggCTCCACTGCCCAAGTATCTAAAAATGCACTATGTCAAGGATGAGATTAGTGATGGGAAAT CGTCTCCAGAAACCATCTCACTCCAGCAAGCACTACACGAGTCAGTGTTCCCCCCCGGCATCTCCGCCTCCCCCCCGCACAGAGTGGCTCTTTGCTGGGACAAACACTGCCAGCTGCTGCCCGAGGTCCTGGGACTGACTGCCAAGAGAGTGGCCACTTGGAGCGCTGAGGAG GTGGCCGGTTTTGTCAAAGGACTCCCAGGATGTAAAGAGCACGCTGCTACTTTTAAAACAGAG CAAATAGATGGCGAGGCCTTCCTGCTTCTCACCCAGGCAGACATCGTTAAGATCCTGTCCATCAAGCTGGGACCGGCTTTGAAGATCTACAACTCCATCCTCATGCTGAAGAACGCTGACGAAGAGTGA